A stretch of Telopea speciosissima isolate NSW1024214 ecotype Mountain lineage chromosome 11, Tspe_v1, whole genome shotgun sequence DNA encodes these proteins:
- the LOC122644994 gene encoding putative F-box protein At1g67623 — MNKHEEAFQTLLAAAATLCLIVKMMKRAKKQLLPSIGTLPKELLTEVCARVGSSVVTDLFNLKQSCKQFYRAGVDIEVLRRVSLEKLLEIRWRVSSGYHSFIRQCRENGNPEALFKHGMVEYFSRMEQESGIELLKKAIDLGHEVAAYMLGLILLCTNYPLKDQALEILKKVEQGCSPSSSAKIKKCHKRSKEILRDMWTNTVSLPKPAEPICTSLVCNKRNGLINSSRWLSIEDEEPPNCEACIWDWEIVLLRNVLHAT, encoded by the coding sequence ATGAACAAGCACGAGGAAGCCTTCCAAACCCtccttgctgctgctgctactctCTGTCTTAtagtgaagatgatgaaaagagcTAAGAAACAACTGCTTCCATCCATTGGAACTCTACCAAAGGAGCTGCTAACAGAGGTGTGTGCTCGAGTTGGATCTTCTGTAGTGACTGACCTCTTCAACCTGAAACAGAGTTGTAAACAATTCTACAGGGCTGGGGTTGACATAGAAGTGCTTCGAAGGGTCTCATTAGAAAAGCTTCTGGAAATTCGATGGCGGGTTTCATCTGGGTATCATTCCTTCATAAGACAGTGCAGGGAGAACGGTAACCCAGAAGCACTGTTCAAGCATGGAATGGTGGAATATTTTAGTAGAATGGAACAAGAGTCAGGGATTGAGTTACTGAAGAAAGCAATTGATCTTGGACATGAAGTAGCTGCATACATGCTCGGATTAATCCTCTTGTGCACTAATTACCCACTAAAAGATCAAGCTTTAGAAATTCTGAAAAAAGTAGAGCAAGGAtgttcaccatcatcatcagcaaaGATTAAAAAATGTCATAAGCGATCGAAGGAGATACTTAGGGACATGTGGACTAATACTGTTTCTCTCCCAAAACCAGCTGAACCCATCTGTACCAGTTTAGTCTGCAATAAGAGAAATGGATTGATTAATTCTTCTAGGTGGTTAtcaattgaagatgaagaacctCCAAATTGTGAAGCTTGTATATGGGATTGGGAAATTGTTTTGCTTAGGAATGTGTTACATGCAACATAA